A stretch of the Pirellulales bacterium genome encodes the following:
- a CDS encoding type II toxin-antitoxin system VapC family toxin, translating to MSTIVLDTNIVSYLMKGHALAERYRSHLDGKTLAVSFMAVAELYEGACRADWGPRRLARFDNVLRSYVVIPASPKTCKRWGLVRAERRSQPISCEDAWIAAVALVHQCPLATHNAADFANITGREIITEARG from the coding sequence GTGAGCACGATCGTTCTCGACACCAACATCGTGTCGTATTTGATGAAGGGGCACGCGCTCGCCGAACGGTACCGGTCGCACTTGGACGGCAAAACACTGGCCGTTTCGTTTATGGCTGTCGCGGAATTGTATGAAGGAGCATGCCGTGCCGATTGGGGTCCGCGACGGTTGGCGCGCTTTGACAATGTTCTGCGCAGCTACGTGGTCATTCCCGCTTCGCCGAAAACCTGTAAACGTTGGGGGCTGGTCCGCGCGGAGCGTCGAAGTCAACCGATTTCGTGCGAGGACGCGTGGATTGCGGCCGTTGCCCTCGTCCATCAATGCCCGCTTGCGACTCACAACGCCGCCGACTTCGCCAACATCACTGGCCGCGAGATCATTACAGAAGCGCGGGGCTAG
- a CDS encoding carboxypeptidase regulatory-like domain-containing protein produces the protein MPDETGSARSVSEAPKVRRGRSVWRPGRQTGGWYRSRWVRRGLVTLLFVAMVATLIVLVFPPLYHPNAQLVFLTGADYHPLRAPPAAYALEDFGALESLDKVLDRHGAEPGPLLLGQMRSAGAMRTLSEDLSGSTPESAGALIVYVDGHGVSDNGTAYLLCRNYDPSNPVAGRYRLHDLLHQLSGSAAAVKLLILDTGRIEADPRMGMLINEFPRLLQQEVEQTGDQNLWVLTSNAILERSHVSPALERSVFGYFVALGLRGAADLNADKAIDVDELYRYVRANVSAWVRTATAGHETQTPLLLWGGGSNLNPPHSLPVLLPVSMPAGGRPGLKLPAASAKFPEVGGGIASPYTNRATQDFVPVAAKSQKKVPGLKQTRKAAKTNAKVSRRIDASKEKQATESPKAGAPGPAKAEPSAPSNEKSGASAEGKSAGNENKEPGSSGDGQAAPDEKEGAGPDAADETAAKSSQGKPRAPSPPPTAGGLLAQAWQLRDDMESPGDEPRALDYAPQTWHEYQQWLLAEEQLYRAGDVSDPKEIAASLTKALARLAVVPTPPPLDKDQPPDLASRISALRPQLPDGVDAPWSLAMAQFFSQRSRAAMSPEAIDAARALDRFATDGTPAEFAAWIKKLGPALDGFSEARWARQLSKLQGLDWPVVQLALATRQLGEQVVIISPTTLPWIRERLEAADRLRLSGERRLTDAIGTDRQAIATRLFRQATDLYHESADDIAVVSGATQLRNDLMNRAPFYVAWREAAGWEPPAEAPKDADLVALFDRLSELDATLAAADPVQLEHVNKLAAELATLADRIESGSAEANVANLAGPAPGVGSGWRIELLLSTPLLSAESRERLLAVAADSEAKQAANYRPANVDSVFDPIPGATPARWQAIVERAETEMALARLAAGRGPDASRLLDPLQDAAAELKAAEQRRAESGQSAAIELDEPLWLACRKFGGALQDFYHNLPGQVETLVAQQSDLTDAGKRPARISALRSAARMLRLADVRDQAQSASANPAAPLAAASLYDLLVWQNQRLQASLADAPPADVGYLADAAASYSAQADRIPLQPATSPAALPPLAVNGSTAINLTTEPEQLVELSLHSSSAEPTDVWIVCRYSPELLDVLAVGASNVYHDHLLRATTKNSTGMPSDQDTVRPDRLSLPATFQVRAGGTEPLRLKVRSKAGARQTTRLIVQAISAGAFVRHETDVALPAPQTIELAVEGAPGTWTQSDAQVSLFPFPNRKTGYRFSLINNGLTDRSVDIEFLALDARSSVSPPAAGLAEEDAARMMARFGPMRSVAVLTKVSVPAGAKPVPLPFPVPDEKKAAEPAKPQAKLTATASAAPASKAATADEPPAPPRPVLDRGFLVVVTDRETQLKTITRIDIEPQRPRRYVRPQVGYNLDRETLQIRVVPQDKALLPPDGVHVHADIATPLPPGTQAQLDADVKAPDYVANLFCELPADAAKVVTVRLTVDGYPRAFVYHVPCGIQSSDLAEETDLREVRILSPAAETAYRAPIDSIPVDAEVDAPLGAFQNPDDVLEIGIDVDRDRDLRGEPSVRLAADRQVNIWLDRAGPGGLISLDSNVGDFHLTVPTPALRNARVDVLGRVFSAGKTGWSEPVEILLDGTPPRVERVELLPTPVVIGPDVEASIWATDDNLSGVVKIEVGFDTSGHGKFDDTVEPFELTRDATGRWFGKIPTKPLDPGTLTFLIRATDRAGNVSDYTKVKARIITKAEADAAAEAPNARLQGTVLFGNDPVPAAEMTISSEKGPKISPITTDDRGNFTFAGLPPGKYKLAAKAVLHNKTRKMELDVTVESASANPRPVRVILK, from the coding sequence ATGCCGGATGAGACAGGTTCAGCGCGATCGGTGAGTGAGGCGCCAAAGGTCCGCCGCGGGCGGAGCGTGTGGCGGCCCGGCCGGCAGACCGGGGGTTGGTATCGCTCGCGCTGGGTCCGGCGTGGACTCGTCACACTGCTCTTCGTGGCGATGGTGGCCACCCTGATCGTGCTCGTCTTTCCGCCCCTCTATCATCCCAACGCCCAACTCGTATTCTTGACTGGCGCCGATTATCACCCGCTCCGCGCGCCTCCTGCCGCGTACGCCCTCGAGGATTTCGGCGCGCTCGAATCGCTCGACAAGGTGCTCGACAGGCACGGCGCCGAACCCGGTCCGCTACTGCTCGGCCAGATGCGCTCGGCCGGCGCCATGCGCACGCTTTCAGAGGACTTGAGCGGTTCGACTCCGGAAAGCGCGGGCGCGCTGATCGTCTACGTGGATGGTCATGGCGTCTCGGACAACGGCACGGCCTATCTGCTCTGCCGCAACTACGATCCCTCTAATCCAGTCGCCGGCCGCTATCGGCTTCACGACCTGCTGCATCAGCTTAGCGGTTCGGCGGCGGCGGTAAAGCTGTTGATCCTCGACACAGGCCGAATTGAGGCCGATCCGCGGATGGGAATGCTCATCAACGAGTTTCCGCGGCTGTTGCAGCAAGAGGTCGAGCAAACCGGCGACCAAAACCTCTGGGTGCTCACCTCCAATGCGATTCTCGAGCGTTCGCACGTCTCGCCGGCACTCGAGCGGTCGGTCTTCGGCTATTTCGTTGCGCTTGGGTTGCGCGGTGCCGCCGATCTCAATGCCGACAAGGCGATCGACGTCGATGAGCTATATCGCTACGTGCGGGCGAACGTGAGCGCCTGGGTGCGCACGGCGACGGCGGGCCACGAGACGCAAACGCCGCTCTTGCTCTGGGGCGGAGGGTCGAATTTGAATCCGCCGCATTCCCTGCCGGTGCTGCTGCCGGTTTCCATGCCGGCTGGCGGCCGGCCCGGCTTGAAACTGCCGGCAGCTTCGGCCAAGTTTCCCGAGGTCGGCGGTGGCATCGCCTCTCCATATACGAACCGGGCGACACAAGACTTTGTTCCGGTCGCCGCGAAGAGCCAGAAAAAGGTTCCCGGACTGAAACAAACCCGCAAGGCGGCGAAGACCAACGCCAAAGTCTCCAGGAGAATCGACGCGTCGAAAGAAAAGCAGGCGACCGAATCACCGAAAGCCGGAGCGCCCGGTCCGGCCAAGGCTGAACCTTCCGCGCCATCGAATGAAAAGAGCGGTGCTTCGGCAGAGGGAAAGTCCGCGGGGAACGAGAACAAGGAACCGGGATCGTCAGGCGATGGCCAAGCCGCGCCGGATGAAAAAGAGGGTGCCGGGCCCGATGCCGCGGATGAAACGGCCGCCAAATCTTCCCAAGGCAAGCCCAGGGCGCCGTCGCCTCCGCCGACCGCAGGCGGATTATTGGCTCAAGCCTGGCAATTGCGCGACGACATGGAATCGCCCGGCGACGAACCGCGAGCCCTCGACTACGCCCCGCAAACGTGGCACGAATATCAGCAATGGCTTTTGGCGGAAGAGCAACTTTATCGGGCCGGCGACGTCAGCGACCCGAAGGAGATTGCCGCGTCGTTGACGAAGGCGCTGGCGCGGCTGGCCGTCGTTCCGACCCCGCCGCCGCTCGACAAGGACCAGCCGCCGGACCTGGCCTCGCGAATCAGTGCGCTGCGGCCGCAACTTCCCGACGGCGTCGATGCTCCCTGGTCGCTTGCGATGGCCCAGTTTTTTTCCCAGCGAAGCCGCGCGGCGATGTCGCCCGAGGCGATCGACGCGGCGCGAGCGCTCGATCGATTCGCGACGGACGGAACTCCCGCCGAGTTTGCCGCCTGGATCAAGAAGCTCGGCCCAGCCCTCGATGGATTCTCCGAGGCGCGCTGGGCGCGGCAATTGTCCAAGCTGCAAGGACTCGATTGGCCGGTCGTACAGCTTGCCCTGGCGACGCGCCAATTGGGCGAGCAGGTCGTAATCATCTCCCCGACGACGCTTCCCTGGATCCGCGAGCGGTTGGAGGCGGCCGATCGATTGCGGCTCTCCGGCGAGCGCCGATTGACGGATGCGATTGGCACCGATCGCCAAGCCATCGCCACGCGACTGTTTCGGCAGGCGACCGATCTTTATCACGAGTCGGCCGACGACATCGCTGTCGTGTCTGGCGCCACGCAACTTCGCAACGACTTGATGAATCGCGCGCCGTTCTACGTCGCTTGGCGAGAAGCTGCCGGCTGGGAGCCACCCGCTGAGGCCCCGAAAGATGCCGACCTCGTGGCGCTATTCGATCGACTCAGCGAACTCGACGCGACGCTCGCCGCTGCCGATCCAGTTCAATTGGAGCATGTGAACAAGCTGGCGGCCGAGCTGGCGACGCTGGCCGACCGAATTGAATCGGGGTCGGCCGAGGCGAACGTCGCGAATTTGGCCGGTCCCGCACCGGGCGTCGGAAGTGGTTGGCGCATTGAGCTGCTGCTCTCCACGCCGCTCTTAAGCGCTGAATCGCGCGAGCGGCTGCTCGCCGTCGCGGCCGACTCTGAGGCCAAGCAGGCCGCAAACTATCGCCCGGCGAACGTCGATTCGGTCTTCGACCCGATTCCCGGCGCCACGCCGGCGCGCTGGCAGGCGATCGTCGAACGAGCAGAGACTGAAATGGCGCTGGCGCGGCTGGCTGCCGGCCGCGGTCCCGATGCGAGTCGGTTGCTCGACCCGCTCCAAGACGCGGCCGCCGAGTTGAAGGCCGCCGAGCAGCGCCGCGCGGAATCGGGCCAGTCTGCTGCCATTGAACTAGACGAGCCGCTCTGGCTAGCCTGCCGAAAATTCGGCGGCGCGCTTCAGGATTTCTACCATAATCTGCCCGGTCAGGTGGAAACGCTCGTCGCCCAACAATCGGATCTCACCGATGCCGGCAAACGGCCCGCGCGGATCTCGGCCCTGCGCTCCGCCGCGCGAATGCTGCGCTTGGCCGACGTGCGCGACCAGGCGCAAAGCGCCAGCGCCAATCCGGCCGCGCCGCTGGCGGCGGCTTCGCTCTACGACTTACTCGTCTGGCAGAATCAGCGATTGCAGGCTTCACTGGCCGACGCGCCGCCTGCCGACGTCGGCTATTTGGCCGACGCTGCGGCGTCGTATTCCGCGCAAGCCGATCGAATTCCCTTGCAGCCTGCCACTTCACCAGCAGCCCTGCCGCCGCTGGCCGTCAACGGTTCAACGGCGATCAACCTCACGACCGAGCCGGAGCAATTGGTCGAGTTGTCGCTCCATTCGAGTTCGGCCGAGCCGACCGACGTTTGGATCGTCTGCCGGTATTCACCCGAGCTGTTGGACGTTCTGGCCGTCGGCGCGTCGAACGTGTATCACGATCATCTGCTTCGTGCGACGACCAAGAATTCGACCGGCATGCCTTCGGACCAGGACACCGTGCGTCCGGACCGATTGTCGCTGCCTGCCACGTTCCAAGTTCGCGCGGGGGGCACGGAGCCGCTGCGGCTCAAAGTGCGCTCGAAAGCCGGGGCGCGGCAAACGACGCGATTGATCGTCCAAGCGATTTCAGCCGGCGCCTTCGTGCGGCACGAGACCGACGTCGCGCTACCCGCCCCGCAGACGATCGAGCTGGCCGTCGAGGGAGCGCCGGGCACATGGACACAGTCCGACGCTCAGGTCTCGCTCTTTCCATTTCCCAATCGGAAGACCGGCTATCGTTTCAGCTTGATCAACAACGGGCTGACCGATCGTAGCGTCGACATCGAGTTCCTCGCTCTCGACGCTCGATCCTCGGTTTCGCCTCCGGCCGCCGGGCTGGCGGAGGAAGACGCCGCCCGAATGATGGCGCGGTTTGGCCCCATGCGCTCGGTTGCCGTGCTGACTAAAGTCTCGGTCCCCGCCGGTGCCAAGCCAGTTCCCCTTCCGTTCCCCGTGCCCGACGAAAAGAAAGCCGCCGAGCCGGCTAAGCCGCAAGCGAAACTCACTGCGACCGCGAGCGCGGCGCCAGCATCCAAGGCCGCCACTGCGGACGAGCCGCCCGCGCCGCCGCGGCCCGTGCTGGACCGCGGCTTCCTGGTCGTGGTGACCGATCGCGAGACGCAACTCAAGACGATCACTCGGATCGACATCGAGCCGCAGCGGCCCCGGCGCTACGTTCGCCCGCAGGTGGGCTACAATCTCGATCGTGAGACGCTGCAAATTCGCGTCGTTCCGCAAGACAAGGCGCTCTTGCCGCCCGACGGCGTCCACGTCCATGCGGACATTGCGACACCGCTCCCTCCGGGAACACAAGCGCAGCTCGATGCGGACGTGAAGGCCCCCGATTACGTCGCCAATCTGTTCTGCGAGTTGCCGGCCGACGCCGCCAAGGTTGTCACCGTACGGCTCACGGTCGATGGCTACCCGCGGGCGTTCGTCTATCATGTGCCCTGCGGGATTCAATCGAGCGATCTGGCCGAGGAGACAGATCTGCGCGAGGTTCGCATCCTGTCGCCCGCGGCCGAGACAGCATATCGAGCGCCGATCGACAGCATTCCGGTCGATGCCGAGGTCGATGCGCCGCTCGGCGCGTTTCAGAATCCGGACGACGTTCTGGAAATCGGGATCGACGTGGATCGCGACCGCGACCTGCGCGGGGAGCCGAGCGTGCGGCTCGCGGCCGACCGACAAGTGAACATCTGGCTGGATCGCGCGGGGCCGGGCGGGCTCATTTCGCTCGACTCAAATGTCGGCGATTTCCATCTCACCGTGCCGACCCCCGCCTTGCGCAATGCGCGCGTGGACGTGCTCGGCCGGGTCTTTTCCGCGGGCAAGACGGGTTGGAGCGAGCCGGTCGAGATTCTGCTCGACGGCACCCCGCCGCGGGTCGAGCGCGTCGAACTCCTGCCGACCCCGGTTGTGATCGGTCCCGATGTCGAGGCGTCGATCTGGGCAACCGACGACAATCTAAGCGGCGTGGTCAAAATCGAAGTGGGCTTCGACACCTCCGGCCATGGGAAGTTCGACGACACCGTCGAGCCGTTCGAGTTGACCCGTGACGCCACCGGCCGCTGGTTCGGCAAAATTCCCACCAAGCCGCTCGATCCAGGCACGCTGACGTTCCTGATCCGCGCGACCGACCGGGCCGGGAACGTCAGCGATTACACCAAGGTCAAAGCTCGTATCATCACCAAGGCCGAGGCCGACGCGGCTGCCGAAGCTCCGAACGCTCGGCTGCAAGGGACTGTCCTGTTCGGCAACGATCCGGTGCCGGCCGCCGAGATGACGATCTCCTCGGAAAAGGGACCGAAAATCTCCCCAATCACAACCGACGACCGCGGCAACTTCACGTTCGCAGGCCTCCCGCCGGGCAAATACAAGCTGGCCGCGAAGGCGGTGCTCCACAACAAGACCCGCAAGATGGAGTTGGACGTCACGGTCGAATCCGCCTCGGCGAATCCGAGGCCGGTACGGGTGATTCTGAAATAG
- a CDS encoding FeoB-associated Cys-rich membrane protein codes for MTFDWQNTVAVALVLVAAVYLGWRGWRIVARKAGGCGACSNCPADQSPAGKPLVSLDALSPPKARQ; via the coding sequence ATGACTTTTGATTGGCAGAACACCGTCGCGGTCGCACTGGTTCTTGTGGCGGCTGTCTATCTCGGCTGGCGCGGATGGCGGATCGTCGCGCGCAAAGCCGGTGGCTGCGGGGCATGCTCGAATTGCCCGGCCGACCAATCGCCGGCCGGAAAGCCGCTTGTTTCGCTGGATGCTCTGTCGCCGCCGAAAGCCAGGCAATAG